One Urocitellus parryii isolate mUroPar1 chromosome 9, mUroPar1.hap1, whole genome shotgun sequence DNA segment encodes these proteins:
- the Gdpd3 gene encoding lysophospholipase D GDPD3 has product MSPLLYYALPALGGYITLSIFFLRRPRLLHTPHAPVFCPRLVAHRGGSGELLENTMEAMRNAMTQRADLLELDCHLTRDGVVVVSHDKNLSRQSGLNKDVSSLDFEELPLYKEELEVYFSPGHFAHGSDRHMVSLEDMFQRFPQVPMSVEIKEKDEELIYKIADLVRRFDRNEITIWASEKSSIMKKCKAANPEMPLSFTISRGFWVLLLYYLGLLPFIRIPEKFLFCFLPTIINRTYFPFSCSGLNQLAAVVLKWIIMRKSLIQHLQERGVQVVFWCLNEESDFEVAFSLGATGVITDYPTALRRYLDNHGPVAPAS; this is encoded by the exons ATGAGCCCTCTGCTGTACTATGCCCTGCCTGCCCTGGGCGGCTATATCACACTGTCCATCTTCTTCCTGCGCCGGCCCCGCCTGCTGCACACACCCCATGCCCCAGTCTTCTGTCCCCGCCTGGTGGCCCACCGAGGAG GCTCCGGAGAGCTGCTGGAGAACACCATGGAGGCCATGAGGAA CGCCATGACCCAGCGAGCAGATCTCCTGGAACTCGATTGCCATCTGACAAGGGATGGTGTGGTGGTAGTGTCACACGACAAGAACCTGTCCCGCCAGTCAGGCCTAAATAAGGATGTGAGCAGCCTGGACTTTGAG GAGCTGCCCCTCTACAAGGAGGAGCTGGAGGTTTACTTCTCACCAG GCCACTTTGCCCATGGGTCAGACCGGCACATGGTGAGTCTGGAGGACATGTTCCAGAGGTTTCCACAGGTGCCCATGAGTGTAGAGATCAAGGAGAAGGATGAGGAGCTCATTTACAAG ATAGCAGACCTGGTGAGGCGCTTTGACCGCAATGAGATCACCATCTGGGCCTCGGAGAAGAGCTCGATCATGAAGAAGTGCAAGGCTGCC AACCCTGAGATGCCACTGTCCTTCACGATAAGCCGAGGATTCTGGGTGCTGCTACTCTATTATCTGGGGCTGCTGCCCTTCATCCGGATCCCTGAGAAGTTCCTCTTCTGCTTCCTGCCAACCATCATCAACAG GACCTACTTCCCATTTTCCTGCTCTGGGCTGAACCAGTTGGCAGCTGTGGTTTTAAAATG GATCATCATGAGAAAGAGTCTGATCCAACACTTGCAAGAGCGAGGGGTGCAG GTAGTGTTTTGGTGCCTTAATGAAGAGTCGGATTTTGAAGTGGCCTTCAGTCTGGGGGCTACTGGTGTCATAACAGATTATCCCACAGCCCTGAGGCGCTACCTGGACAACCATGGACCCGTGGCCCCAGCCTCCTAA